One window of the Fusobacterium sp. SYSU M8D902 genome contains the following:
- the kamE gene encoding lysine 5,6-aminomutase subunit beta, translating to MSGGLYSTDKKDYDKTLDLTQLKPYGDTMNDGKVQLSFTLPVPNNEKGVEAAIQLAKKMGFVDPAVAFSEALDKEFSYYVVYGSTSHTVNYEDIHVQALEIDTMDMHECEDYIKENIGRDVVMVGASTGTDAHTVGIDAIMNMKGYAGHYGLERYKGVKAYNLGSQVPNEEFIQKAIELKADALIVSQTVTQKDVHIKNLTNLVELLEAEGLRDKVILIAGGARITNELAKELGYDAGFGPGKYADDVATFIVKEMVNRKK from the coding sequence ATGTCTGGAGGATTATATTCAACTGATAAAAAAGATTATGATAAAACATTGGATTTAACTCAATTAAAACCTTATGGGGATACAATGAATGATGGAAAGGTACAATTAAGTTTTACTCTTCCAGTTCCAAATAATGAAAAAGGAGTAGAAGCTGCTATACAACTTGCTAAGAAAATGGGATTCGTAGATCCAGCAGTAGCTTTCTCAGAAGCACTAGATAAAGAGTTTTCTTACTATGTAGTATATGGATCAACTTCTCATACAGTTAACTATGAAGATATTCACGTACAAGCATTAGAAATAGATACTATGGATATGCATGAGTGTGAAGATTATATAAAAGAAAACATCGGAAGAGATGTAGTAATGGTAGGAGCAAGTACAGGTACAGACGCACATACTGTTGGTATAGATGCTATCATGAACATGAAGGGATATGCAGGACACTATGGTCTTGAGAGATATAAAGGAGTAAAAGCTTATAACTTAGGAAGCCAAGTTCCAAATGAAGAGTTTATTCAAAAAGCTATTGAGTTAAAAGCTGATGCTCTAATAGTTTCACAAACTGTAACTCAAAAAGATGTACATATTAAGAACTTAACTAACTTAGTAGAACTTTTAGAGGCAGAGGGGCTAAGAGACAAAGTTATATTAATAGCTGGTGGAGCTAGAATCACTAATGAACTTGCTAAAGAGTTAGGATATGATGCAGGATTTGGACCTGGAAAATATGCTGATGACGTGGCTACATTCATAGTAAAAGAAATGGTAAACAGAAAAAAATAA